The following are from one region of the Anaeropeptidivorans aminofermentans genome:
- a CDS encoding competence/damage-inducible protein A, protein MKAEIMAVGTELLLGDIINTNAQFLSKELAAMGIDVYYQSVVGDNPDRLYKALEQAFERADMVITTGGLGPTKDDLTKETGAKFFGRKMVLNEKAMEELKSYFDGLGRQMTKNNEKQAYLPEGAIAIPNNNGTAPGCIIENNGKRLVMLPGPPFEMEPMFKDFVAQYLMAESDHKYISRSIRIIGVGESKAEEVISDLIESQSNPTIAPYAKNSEMLFRITASAHDEKEAEKIMQPVIDELYRRFGTSIYGEGETSLEEVIIRLLNEKGLKLAVAESCTGGMVTSKLIDCAGASAVLLEGVVTYANESKIKRLSVKAETLEKYGAVSHETAREMAEGVCVSSGADIGISTTGIAGPGGGTDEKPVGLVYIGLCIKGKVSSYEFQFKGSRQRIRTRTAVNALDILRRGIINE, encoded by the coding sequence ATGAAAGCTGAAATTATGGCTGTGGGAACAGAGCTTTTGCTTGGAGATATTATAAATACCAATGCCCAGTTTCTTTCAAAGGAGCTTGCGGCAATGGGGATCGACGTTTATTATCAGTCTGTTGTAGGCGATAACCCGGATAGGCTCTATAAAGCTTTAGAGCAGGCCTTTGAAAGAGCTGATATGGTAATCACCACCGGTGGCCTTGGCCCTACGAAGGACGATTTAACAAAGGAAACAGGCGCTAAATTTTTCGGCAGAAAAATGGTATTAAACGAAAAGGCTATGGAAGAGCTTAAATCTTATTTTGACGGCCTTGGCAGACAAATGACGAAAAATAATGAAAAACAGGCTTATCTTCCCGAAGGGGCCATTGCTATACCCAACAATAACGGAACCGCTCCGGGCTGCATTATCGAAAATAACGGTAAAAGGCTTGTTATGCTTCCCGGCCCTCCTTTTGAAATGGAGCCTATGTTTAAGGATTTTGTCGCTCAATATCTTATGGCTGAAAGTGACCATAAATATATTTCCAGAAGCATTCGCATTATAGGCGTCGGGGAAAGCAAGGCAGAGGAAGTTATAAGCGATTTAATAGAAAGCCAGTCTAACCCTACCATAGCGCCTTATGCGAAAAATTCCGAAATGCTTTTTAGAATAACCGCTTCTGCCCATGATGAAAAAGAAGCTGAAAAAATAATGCAGCCTGTAATAGACGAGCTTTACAGAAGATTCGGAACGAGTATTTACGGCGAAGGGGAAACAAGCCTTGAAGAAGTCATTATTCGCCTTCTGAATGAAAAGGGCCTGAAGCTTGCCGTTGCAGAATCCTGCACGGGGGGAATGGTTACTTCAAAGCTCATAGACTGTGCCGGAGCATCGGCAGTTCTTCTTGAAGGTGTCGTGACCTACGCCAATGAATCTAAAATAAAAAGACTTTCCGTAAAGGCTGAAACCCTTGAAAAGTACGGCGCCGTAAGCCATGAAACCGCAAGAGAAATGGCGGAGGGCGTATGCGTTTCTTCAGGCGCTGATATTGGTATTTCAACAACAGGTATCGCAGGCCCCGGAGGAGGAACCGACGAAAAGCCTGTAGGCCTTGTTTATATAGGCCTTTGCATAAAAGGCAAAGTAAGCTCCTATGAATTTCAATTTAAAGGGAGCAGACAAAGAATAAGAACGAGAACAGCTGTAAATGCGCTCGACATATTAAGAAGAGGTATTATAAATGAATAA
- a CDS encoding DMT family transporter, which translates to MNKGLSQGMSSTMLFLTAIIWGTGFIASQIALDLHYTPMQVIGGRMGIAAICLNIFFYKRLISMKKEEIIAGSVLGIMMLSAFIFQMFGLKYSTPSVNAFVTASYVVLIPFLKYLKDRTKLDIFSNISAVMTVTGIGLISLTSGFDISFGAFLTFICAVFYALQFIFTEKYTRKYDPINLTIAMINFSGIVSLGICLISAILFHNVPKTTLKGTMSFLYMGILCTFICFLFQNIGQKYTSAVKAAILLSLESVFCAIFSALIFKEEFTGRMLTGCVIIFAAIIISETKLSFIFDRKKENAPKAAEGEA; encoded by the coding sequence ATGAATAAAGGTTTATCTCAAGGCATGTCTTCAACAATGCTTTTTCTAACGGCGATTATCTGGGGAACAGGTTTTATAGCAAGCCAGATAGCCCTTGATCTTCATTACACGCCTATGCAGGTAATCGGCGGAAGAATGGGTATTGCAGCCATATGCCTTAATATATTTTTCTACAAAAGACTGATTTCAATGAAGAAAGAGGAAATCATAGCAGGCTCTGTACTGGGGATTATGATGCTAAGTGCCTTTATATTTCAAATGTTCGGCTTGAAATATTCTACACCTTCGGTGAATGCCTTTGTTACGGCGTCGTATGTTGTACTAATTCCTTTTTTAAAGTATTTAAAGGATAGAACAAAGCTTGATATATTTTCAAATATAAGCGCAGTTATGACCGTTACAGGGATAGGACTTATTTCCCTTACAAGCGGATTTGATATTTCCTTCGGTGCATTTTTAACTTTCATATGTGCTGTATTTTACGCTTTGCAATTTATTTTTACGGAAAAATACACCAGAAAATACGACCCTATAAATCTTACCATCGCCATGATTAATTTCAGCGGTATTGTAAGTCTTGGCATATGTCTTATTTCAGCCATTTTATTTCATAATGTGCCTAAGACAACCCTAAAGGGTACGATGTCATTTTTGTATATGGGAATCCTTTGTACCTTTATATGCTTTCTTTTTCAGAATATAGGGCAAAAATATACCTCTGCCGTAAAAGCCGCTATACTGCTTTCTTTGGAATCCGTATTTTGTGCAATATTTTCAGCCCTTATATTTAAGGAAGAGTTCACAGGCAGAATGCTTACAGGCTGTGTTATAATCTTTGCTGCTATCATCATATCGGAAACAAAGCTTTCCTTTATTTTTGACAGGAAAAAGGAGAATGCCCCAAAGGCTGCCGAAGGGGAAGCGTAA
- the pgsA gene encoding CDP-diacylglycerol--glycerol-3-phosphate 3-phosphatidyltransferase encodes MNLPNKLTVLRVCLIPVFLFFLLASPMGEPISRYVALSIFIIASSTDALDGYIARKYNLITNFGKFMDPLADKLLVCSAMIAMIEMGDIPSLAVIVIIAREFIITGFRLVASDEGIVIAASMWGKIKTITQMIMVIYLLLGLKGDLALSIGNILIMASVFFTVLSAVDYIYKNKAVLK; translated from the coding sequence ATGAATTTGCCCAATAAGCTTACGGTTTTAAGAGTATGCCTGATACCTGTTTTTCTTTTCTTTCTTTTGGCAAGCCCCATGGGGGAACCTATAAGCCGTTATGTAGCGCTTAGTATTTTTATTATCGCATCTTCCACAGACGCTTTAGACGGATATATTGCCAGAAAGTATAACCTGATTACCAATTTCGGAAAGTTCATGGACCCTCTTGCAGACAAGCTTCTTGTATGCTCCGCCATGATAGCAATGATAGAAATGGGTGACATTCCTTCTCTTGCCGTCATAGTAATAATAGCAAGAGAGTTTATTATCACAGGCTTTCGCCTTGTGGCTTCCGATGAAGGCATTGTTATTGCCGCAAGCATGTGGGGAAAAATAAAAACCATAACCCAGATGATTATGGTAATTTACCTTCTTTTGGGCCTTAAAGGAGATTTAGCCCTTTCTATAGGGAATATTTTAATCATGGCCTCCGTATTCTTTACAGTTTTATCTGCGGTGGATTATATCTATAAAAATAAAGCTGTATTAAAATAA
- a CDS encoding FtsK/SpoIIIE family DNA translocase gives MTVKNKKNMKYSGKNTSKKKNVNDLIVKEIISIAAIAFSVLMILSVFSKSNSGALGYFIGNFLKGILGVGAFVLPFLIIALSVYIIFDKKKEIATYKIAMGIGLFLIFISFTHILQVDETSTYAGALDYIKSNYTSGSINNGGLFGALLGNCILSIFGRIFSYVLLIALSIIFIILITGKSFFEGVSKSFETVRDKIADAYYEEEEYYEEEKKPTRYKKKREVDFIIDEDKRTKKEVKILLPGDKSEDGGKAAVKTEFEPVEEPVIDSKIITFDIEEKSEESMNKFLEHEESEEEEIPVITIRETIPKKMPEKPKEDHSAMDIKSTSDGENKEYVFPPITLLQENMETGRESSKQMILENSKKLEETLKSFGVEAKVIEVSKGPTVTRYELSPGQGVKVSRISSLADDLALNLAANGIRIEAPIPGKAAVGIEVPNKETQTVFFREIIEDEAFQKFPSKLAFGLGKDIAGKAVVADIAKMPHLLIAGATGSGKSVCINTLIASILYKSSPEEVKLIMVDPKVVELSIYNGIPHLLIPVVTDPKKAAGALNWAVREMLRRYDLFAQNAVRDLKGYNKLAEENDEIQMEPQIIIIIDELADLMMAAPGEVEDSICRLAQMARAAGLHLIIATQRPSVDVITGVIKANIPSRLAFSVSSGTDSRTILDMVGAEKLLGRGDMLFYPVGKNKPVRIQGAFISDKEVESIVEFLKEMSDHQYDQKMIDNITSSSKTLEINDEADEFFEQAVEFVILKEKASASMLQRQFRIGYNRAARLIEDLELKGIVGPEDGSKPRKVLITYSQWNEMKNGPYETEEEPV, from the coding sequence ATGACTGTTAAAAACAAAAAGAATATGAAGTATTCAGGAAAGAACACAAGTAAAAAGAAGAATGTAAATGACCTAATAGTGAAAGAGATTATCAGCATAGCCGCCATTGCCTTTAGCGTACTAATGATACTAAGCGTTTTCAGCAAATCAAATTCGGGAGCTTTAGGCTATTTTATTGGAAATTTCCTAAAAGGGATTTTAGGAGTCGGGGCTTTTGTTCTTCCTTTTTTAATTATTGCATTAAGTGTATACATAATATTTGATAAGAAAAAAGAAATAGCAACCTATAAAATCGCCATGGGCATAGGGCTTTTTTTGATTTTTATAAGCTTTACCCATATTTTACAGGTAGACGAGACAAGCACTTATGCAGGGGCACTGGATTATATAAAATCCAATTATACCTCCGGTTCCATAAATAACGGAGGGCTTTTTGGCGCTCTTTTAGGAAACTGCATATTGAGTATTTTCGGAAGGATTTTTTCTTATGTCCTTTTAATCGCTCTTTCTATTATATTTATTATATTAATTACAGGAAAATCATTTTTTGAAGGCGTTTCCAAATCCTTTGAAACCGTAAGGGATAAAATAGCCGATGCTTATTATGAGGAAGAGGAATATTACGAAGAAGAAAAAAAGCCTACCAGATACAAGAAGAAAAGAGAAGTTGACTTTATTATAGACGAGGATAAGAGAACGAAAAAAGAGGTTAAAATACTTCTTCCCGGAGATAAATCCGAGGACGGAGGCAAGGCGGCGGTTAAAACAGAGTTTGAGCCTGTTGAAGAGCCGGTTATAGACAGCAAAATAATAACATTTGATATAGAAGAAAAATCAGAAGAATCTATGAATAAATTTTTAGAGCATGAGGAGTCTGAGGAAGAGGAAATCCCCGTAATCACCATAAGAGAGACAATTCCTAAAAAAATGCCGGAGAAACCAAAGGAAGACCATTCTGCAATGGATATTAAAAGCACCTCCGATGGGGAAAATAAGGAATATGTATTTCCGCCCATTACTCTTTTGCAGGAGAATATGGAAACGGGACGGGAAAGTTCTAAGCAGATGATTTTGGAAAACTCCAAAAAGCTTGAGGAAACCCTTAAAAGCTTTGGCGTGGAAGCGAAAGTTATAGAAGTAAGCAAGGGCCCTACCGTAACAAGGTATGAGCTTTCCCCGGGCCAAGGGGTAAAGGTAAGCCGTATTTCAAGCCTTGCTGATGATTTGGCCCTGAACCTTGCGGCGAACGGCATAAGAATAGAAGCGCCTATCCCCGGAAAGGCGGCTGTGGGAATAGAGGTTCCCAATAAAGAAACCCAAACGGTATTTTTCCGTGAGATTATAGAAGACGAGGCCTTTCAGAAATTCCCGTCGAAGCTTGCCTTCGGCCTTGGGAAGGATATTGCCGGAAAGGCTGTTGTAGCAGACATAGCTAAAATGCCTCATCTTTTGATAGCGGGAGCTACAGGCTCAGGAAAGAGCGTTTGTATCAACACTTTGATTGCAAGCATATTGTATAAATCCTCTCCGGAAGAGGTAAAGCTTATTATGGTAGATCCGAAGGTTGTGGAATTAAGCATCTATAACGGAATCCCCCATCTTTTAATCCCTGTAGTGACAGACCCCAAAAAGGCGGCGGGCGCTTTGAATTGGGCAGTTCGGGAAATGCTCCGCCGGTATGATTTATTTGCCCAGAACGCTGTAAGAGACTTAAAGGGATATAATAAGCTTGCGGAAGAAAATGACGAAATCCAGATGGAACCTCAAATCATCATTATCATAGACGAGCTTGCGGACCTTATGATGGCGGCTCCGGGAGAGGTTGAAGACAGCATCTGCCGTTTGGCCCAGATGGCAAGGGCAGCGGGCCTTCATTTGATTATAGCGACCCAGAGGCCCTCTGTTGACGTTATCACAGGAGTTATAAAGGCAAATATCCCTTCTAGACTTGCTTTTTCTGTTTCTTCGGGAACGGATTCAAGAACCATCCTTGATATGGTTGGTGCCGAGAAGCTTCTGGGAAGAGGAGACATGCTCTTTTACCCCGTAGGTAAAAATAAGCCGGTGAGAATACAAGGGGCCTTTATTTCCGATAAGGAAGTAGAATCCATCGTGGAATTCTTAAAGGAAATGAGCGACCATCAGTACGACCAGAAAATGATAGATAATATTACGTCTTCTTCTAAAACTTTAGAAATTAACGATGAGGCGGATGAATTTTTCGAGCAGGCTGTGGAATTTGTCATATTAAAAGAAAAGGCTTCGGCTTCAATGCTCCAAAGACAGTTCAGAATAGGCTATAACAGGGCCGCAAGGCTTATTGAAGATTTGGAGCTAAAGGGCATCGTAGGCCCCGAGGACGGAAGCAAGCCGAGAAAGGTTCTGATAACCTACAGCCAGTGGAATGAAATGAAAAACGGCCCTTATGAGACAGAAGAAGAGCCTGTATAA
- the rimO gene encoding 30S ribosomal protein S12 methylthiotransferase RimO, translating into MKIAFVSLGCDKNLVDSEVMLGIIDREGYTITNAEEEADVIIVNTCGFILEATDEGIESVIDAGKYKEEGNCKALIVTGCMAQRYRDEIFNELPEVDGVVGTGDFEAIASVIKSVLGGEKVKLVTDINNLINEQNSINRFLSTPPYFAYMKIAEGCDNRCTYCTIPSLRGKYRSRTMESLIKEAEGLVMKGVREIILVAQDTALYGRDLYGKSMLHELVKKLSEIECLEWIRVLYAYPEHITDEFIDEMARNPKLCHYIDMPVQHSEDKILNSMKRQSNRKKLIEVIHKLRAKVPDIAIRSTLIVGFPGETLEDFNGLCEFVQEIKFDRLGVFTYSKEEGTPASIMEDQIEEEEKIKRKEFILEIQKGISAEKCSEKIGKTLKVIVEGKVEDGVYCGRSYMDCYEIDGLVFFNSGEEIIAGDFKDILIKESSDYDLIGEISYEFAQ; encoded by the coding sequence ATAAAAATAGCCTTTGTATCTTTGGGCTGCGACAAAAATTTAGTAGACAGCGAGGTTATGCTTGGCATCATAGACCGTGAGGGATATACCATTACCAATGCGGAAGAGGAAGCCGACGTAATCATTGTAAATACCTGCGGATTTATACTGGAAGCTACCGACGAGGGAATAGAAAGCGTAATCGATGCAGGAAAGTATAAGGAAGAGGGCAACTGCAAGGCTCTTATCGTAACCGGCTGTATGGCTCAAAGATATAGAGACGAAATATTCAACGAGCTTCCGGAAGTTGACGGTGTTGTGGGAACGGGAGATTTTGAAGCCATCGCAAGCGTCATCAAATCTGTTCTCGGCGGTGAAAAGGTAAAGCTTGTTACGGATATTAATAATCTCATCAACGAACAAAATAGTATCAATCGGTTTTTAAGCACGCCGCCTTATTTTGCTTATATGAAAATAGCGGAAGGCTGTGACAACCGCTGTACTTACTGTACTATACCTTCTTTAAGAGGAAAATACCGTTCAAGAACCATGGAAAGCCTTATAAAAGAAGCGGAAGGCCTTGTGATGAAGGGGGTTCGAGAAATTATTCTCGTGGCCCAGGATACGGCCCTTTACGGAAGAGATTTATATGGAAAATCCATGCTTCATGAGCTTGTTAAAAAGCTTTCCGAGATAGAATGCCTTGAATGGATAAGAGTATTATATGCTTATCCCGAGCATATTACAGACGAATTTATCGACGAAATGGCCAGGAACCCTAAATTATGCCACTATATCGATATGCCTGTTCAGCACAGCGAAGATAAAATATTAAACAGCATGAAAAGACAGAGCAACCGAAAGAAGCTTATAGAAGTAATTCATAAGCTTAGAGCAAAGGTTCCGGATATTGCGATACGCTCTACTTTGATTGTGGGCTTCCCCGGAGAAACATTAGAAGACTTTAACGGCCTCTGTGAATTTGTACAGGAGATAAAGTTTGACAGGCTTGGGGTATTTACTTATTCCAAGGAAGAAGGAACACCTGCAAGCATTATGGAAGACCAAATAGAAGAGGAAGAAAAAATAAAACGCAAGGAATTTATCCTTGAAATTCAAAAGGGTATTTCCGCGGAAAAATGCAGCGAAAAAATAGGGAAAACCCTTAAAGTCATCGTTGAAGGAAAGGTTGAGGACGGCGTATACTGCGGAAGAAGCTATATGGACTGCTACGAAATAGACGGCCTTGTATTTTTCAATAGCGGCGAGGAAATAATAGCAGGGGACTTTAAAGATATCCTGATTAAAGAAAGCTCCGATTATGATTTGATAGGAGAGATTAGTTATGAATTTGCCCAATAA